In a genomic window of Calderihabitans maritimus:
- a CDS encoding RNA-guided endonuclease InsQ/TnpB family protein produces the protein MLVNKAYWYELKPNKTQLILLKKHAGCARFAWNWGLAERKRLWEEERKTTNAIELHRKLNRLKKTDFPWMYEVSKCAPQEALRDLDKALKNFFEGRANFPKFKKKGVHDSFRLTGTIKVFPKHVQLPRLGKIRVKEKTTKCKGRILSATVSREADRWYVSMAVIEEIPDPVPEVGEPVGIDVGLKHFAVLSTGEKIE, from the coding sequence ATGTTGGTGAATAAGGCTTACTGGTACGAGCTTAAACCAAACAAGACCCAGCTTATTCTTTTGAAGAAACATGCTGGTTGTGCCAGATTTGCCTGGAACTGGGGACTGGCCGAACGGAAGAGACTGTGGGAAGAAGAGAGAAAGACCACCAACGCGATAGAACTTCACCGTAAACTGAACAGGCTGAAGAAGACGGATTTCCCCTGGATGTATGAGGTATCGAAATGTGCTCCGCAGGAAGCGCTGAGAGATCTGGACAAAGCTTTAAAGAACTTCTTTGAAGGCAGAGCGAATTTCCCGAAGTTTAAGAAAAAAGGTGTCCATGACAGCTTCAGGCTTACGGGTACGATTAAGGTATTCCCAAAACACGTGCAGTTACCCCGACTAGGTAAAATCAGGGTCAAAGAAAAGACGACGAAATGCAAAGGCAGGATACTTTCAGCCACTGTGAGCCGGGAAGCTGACAGATGGTACGTAAGCATGGCGGTCATAGAAGAAATACCCGATCCCGTTCCGGAAGTTGGAGAACCTGTTGGCATAGATGTTGGTTTGAAACACTTTGCCGTTCTTTCCACTGGAGAGAAAATAGAAG